A genomic region of Caenorhabditis elegans chromosome V contains the following coding sequences:
- the srx-33 gene encoding G-protein coupled receptors family 1 profile domain-containing protein (Partially confirmed by transcript evidence), with product MQDPQFVGMSLFPISLFGMALNWCVTVILIREKTTLSSFMILTLVKSFFDAIYLTVYFLYITPMIIFASQLMIYCSHWAGYVLIVCYEISIHTHFLSSVNRFIAVFFPFSYKNIFSPCATKIYITAIAIFSFTMMTTVIFGFGCRLEYRPETWVSFYDVTITICAWYAYYVDFLKNLVVVFTDAIIDIITLLKIQKMRKQYRNGKRSENYTKKETDFLKQTLGQALCYLMCYTSYLMVPEMMSNRYVAFFMSLI from the exons ATGCAAGATCCACAGTTTGTTGGAATGTCTTTGTTCCCAATTTCACTATTTGGAATGGCCCTCAACTGGTGTGTCACTGTCATtttaattcgagaaaaaacaactttaaGCTCATTTATGATACTGACACTCGTGAAGTCATTTTTTGATGCAATTTATCTTACGGTTTATTTTCTGTACATTACTCCAATGATTATTTT CGCCAGTCAATTAATGATATATTGCTCTCATTGGGCAGGGTACGTGCTCATCGTTTGCTATGAAATATCCATTCACACGCATTTTCTATCTTCTGTCAATCGATTTATCGCAgttttctttccattttcataCAAGAACATTTTCAG cccaTGCGCAACAAAAATCTATATCACTGCTATTGCAATATTTTCTTTTACAATGATGACAACTGTTATATTTGGat ttgGGTGCCGCTTGGAGTATCGTCCAGAAACGTGGGTTTCCTTTTACGATGTCACAATTACAATATGCGCCTGGTACGCATATTACgtagactttttgaaaaacttggttGTTGTCTTTACTGATGCTATTATCGATATCATAACTCTtctgaaaatccagaaaatgaGAAAGCAATATCGAAATGGAAAACGCTCCGAGAATTACACTAAGAAGGAAAccgattttctaaaacaa aCTCTAGGTCAGGCTCTTTGCTATTTGATGTGCTATACTTCCTACTTGATGGTTCCTGAAATGATGTCAAACAGATACGTGGCGTTCTTTATGTCACTG ATATAA
- the srx-34 gene encoding G-protein coupled receptors family 1 profile domain-containing protein (Partially confirmed by transcript evidence) — protein sequence MLRQQLIGLFLIPPALCGFITNWLIVKIVIQYRNLHRSFPIFTATVASLYAIMASFELMFASPMIIFDINFLKMNSTICGAIYLITYDTTSLFHVVISINRFIAVFKPFSYNTVFNPRTTRVIIFSVITLSLLIVNCWLFIIDCRFSFDEDHWTFLVTDSDHCDVFVWTTILGKNIILSIVNVILHVITMIKVITLKQFKARTQVSRSYSLQESYFLKQTFGQTLFMSIEIIAFYFPPRSFENEYFAFLFSMFLWCTIHAAEGVITLIYNSEIRRKLQKRKKSYRITATKIQLK from the exons ATGCTTCGACAACAGCTTATTGGTTTATTTCTGATTCCA CCAGCTCTATGCGGGTTTATAACAAATTGgttaattgtaaaaattgttatcCAATACCGTAACCTTCACCGatcttttcctatttttacgGCAACGGTTGCATCTCTATATGCAATAATGGCAAGTTTTGAGCTAATGTTTGCAAGTCCTATGATCATTTT TGAcattaatttcttaaaaatgaaCTCAACAATATGCGGTGCAATTTATCTTATTACATATGACACTACATCTTTATTTCATGTCGTGATATCGATTAACAGATTCATCGCTGTTTTCAAACCTTTTTCTTACAACACAGTCTTCAATCCAAGAACAACTCGAGTGATCATATTCTCAGTTATTACTTTATCACTTTTAATTGTTAACTGCTGGTTGTTCATAATTGACTGCCGGTTCTCTTTTGATGAAGATCATTGGACATTTCTGGTTACGGATAGCGATCATTGTGATGTGTTTGTCTGGACAACGATTTTAGGGAAAAATATTATACTATCGATTGTGAATGTAATACTTCATGTGATAACCATGATTAAAGTGATTACTTTGAAACAATTT AAAGCTCGCACCCAAGTTTCTCGATCTTACAGTTTGCAAGaatcttattttttgaaacag acgttCGGTCAAACACTCTTCATGTCAATTGAAATAATTGCTTTCTATTTCCCACCTCGAAGCTTCGAAAATGAATACTTTGCCTTTCTATTCTCAATGTTTCTTTGGTGTACGATTCACGCGGCCGAAGGTGTCATCACGTTGATCTACAATTCGGAGATCAGacggaaacttcaaaaacggAAGAAAAGCTACAGAATTACTGCtacgaaaattcaattaaaatga